The Nodosilinea sp. PGN35 genomic sequence CCAGAGCAGCGCTCTAGTCTGGAGCTGTACCCGATCGCCCTGGCCCCCCATCAACTGCTCGAGGCTGACCGGCAGCAGGCCTGGGGGCAGACCTATGCCGGTGGCCTCGATCGCCATCCATTTTTGTGGCAGCGCCTGGTTAACCCTGCTGAGGGCGTCAGTTTTGCCTACGGTCTGGGGTCTGACCAGTCGCCCCAGGGCTATGTGATCTACCGGCAAAACCGCGATCGCAGCGGCCAAACCATTCTAACGATCCAGGCCTGGGCAGCGGCCTCCCAAACGGCGATCGCCAGTCTATGGACATTTTTCGCCCAGCACCGCTCCCAGATCGATCGCATTCAGTGGAGCGGGGGGGTGGTCGATCCCCTGGCGATGGCGCTGCCAGAACAGCGGGCCAGCCTGCGCTCCCTGACCCAGTGGATGACCCGAATTGTGACGGTAGAGGCGGCCCTGACCCAGCGGGGCTATCCCCACGGTGTAGCGGCAGAGTTGCATCTGGACATTCAAGATCCGCTGGTGGCGACCAACCAGGGGCGGTTTGTGCTGACTGTGGAGGAGGGGCAAGGCCAGATTACCCCAGGGGGCCGGGGCGATCTGGTGGTGCCCATTGACGCCCTGGCCACCCTGTTTACGGGCCTCAGGTCGGCCCAGACCCTGCGAGCCCTGGGGCTGATCGAGGCCACCCCAGAGGTCGCCACCCTAACTACCGCCCTGTTTGCGGTTGACTCCCCCTGGATGGCCGACTTTTTTTAACCCTCAGCAGAACCGCCCTTTATAGCCGTAGTTACCTGGGTTAGGACAATCAGAAGCGTTAGAAACGTTTGAACGCTCAAACGTTTTTAGGGACGCTGCGGCTAGCTAACTTTGATCAGCAGCTTCAGCAGCGCCTTGGTGCGGGGGGTCAGCAGGGTGCGGCGGTAGGCATCGGCGGCTTTTTTAATCGCCTCCGCCTGGGTGGGGTAGGGATGAATCACCCCCGACAGAGCGCTCAGCCCCTGCCCCGTGACCATCGCCGTGGTGATCTCGCTGATCATCTCCCCGGCGTGGCGGGCGACGATGGTAGCCCCCAAAATTTTGTCGGAGCCTTTTCTATGAAGAATTTTCAAAAATCCCTCGCTTTCACCATCGGCCAGGGCGCGATCGACCGAGGAAAAGGAAATTTCAATGGTGTTAATCTCAATGCCCTGCTGCTTGGCCTCGTGGGCGTAGAGCCCCACGTGGGCAACTTCGGGGTCGGTGTAGGTGACCCAGGGCATGACCAGGTCGCTGAGCTTGCTGCGGCCCAGGCCAAAGGGGGCAAACAGGGCGTTTTTAATCACAATTCGAGCAGCGGCATCGGCGGCGTGGGTAAATTTCCAGTCCATGCAGATGTCGCCAGCGGCAAAGATGTTGGGGTTGGTGGTTTGCAGATAGTCGTTGACCACCACGCCCCGGCGGCGATCGTACTCGACCCCCGCCGCTTCCAGGTTGAGACCATCGACATTGGGCACGCGCCCCGCCCCCACCAGGATTTCATCAACCTCCACCGTCTGGAGCGCTGAGGAACCCTTCTGGCTGTAGTGCAGCACCTTGCCCGTAGCAGTCGTTTCCACCCGCTCCAGCTTCGCCTCCACCACCAGATTGAGCTGTTCTTTAATCAGCTGCCGCTGCACAATTTCGGCGGCATCGGCGTCTTCGCGGTTGAGCAGGTGGCCGTGGTTGTGCAGCAGGGTCACCTCGCTGCCCAGCCGCTGAAAGGCCTGGGCCAGCTCGCAGCCGATGGGGCCACCGCCAATCACCGCCAGGCGGCGGGGCCGCTCGGTGAGAGAAAACACGGTTTCGTTGGTGAGAAAGCCGGCCTCGGCCAGCCCCGGCACCGAGGGTCGGTGGGCGCGGGCTCCGGTGGCGATCGCCGCTTTTTTGAAGGGCAGGCGATGCTCACCCACCTGCACCGTAGTGCCATCGACAAAGCGGGCCTCGCCCAAAAACACGTCGATGCCCAGGTTGCTGAAGCGCTCCACCGAGTCGTGGTGGCTGATGTCGGCGCGAATCTGGCGCATGCGATCCATCACGGCGGCAAAGTCTACCTCAATGGACTCTGGCGGCTGAATGCCAAAGGGAGCGGCCTGGCGCATGTCGGCCACCACCCGCGACGAGCGAATCACGCATTTGGAGGGCACACAGCCCACGTTGAGGCAGTCGCCCCCCATCAAACTTTTTTCCACCAGGGCGACTTTGAGACCTAGATCCAG encodes the following:
- the eis gene encoding enhanced intracellular survival protein Eis, which produces MARTYRYSPPASPEEAAAGAAIMAQSFAATVEQEKTYIDTLGHDNLRLVRHGDEILGGLVFLPMGQWFGGQRVAMSGVGSVAIAPQARGQGAARFLMGSAVQEMAQAGVAISTLYPAVQRLYHQVGYGPGGTYGLWDIATAQIPEQRSSLELYPIALAPHQLLEADRQQAWGQTYAGGLDRHPFLWQRLVNPAEGVSFAYGLGSDQSPQGYVIYRQNRDRSGQTILTIQAWAAASQTAIASLWTFFAQHRSQIDRIQWSGGVVDPLAMALPEQRASLRSLTQWMTRIVTVEAALTQRGYPHGVAAELHLDIQDPLVATNQGRFVLTVEEGQGQITPGGRGDLVVPIDALATLFTGLRSAQTLRALGLIEATPEVATLTTALFAVDSPWMADFF
- a CDS encoding mercuric reductase, whose amino-acid sequence is MTAPSLHLEPALVPLTGPNQTLQAHAHPPDWVNPRPAPRYDLVVIGAGTAGLVVAAGAAGLDLGLKVALVEKSLMGGDCLNVGCVPSKCVIRSSRVVADMRQAAPFGIQPPESIEVDFAAVMDRMRQIRADISHHDSVERFSNLGIDVFLGEARFVDGTTVQVGEHRLPFKKAAIATGARAHRPSVPGLAEAGFLTNETVFSLTERPRRLAVIGGGPIGCELAQAFQRLGSEVTLLHNHGHLLNREDADAAEIVQRQLIKEQLNLVVEAKLERVETTATGKVLHYSQKGSSALQTVEVDEILVGAGRVPNVDGLNLEAAGVEYDRRRGVVVNDYLQTTNPNIFAAGDICMDWKFTHAADAAARIVIKNALFAPFGLGRSKLSDLVMPWVTYTDPEVAHVGLYAHEAKQQGIEINTIEISFSSVDRALADGESEGFLKILHRKGSDKILGATIVARHAGEMISEITTAMVTGQGLSALSGVIHPYPTQAEAIKKAADAYRRTLLTPRTKALLKLLIKVS